From one Humulus lupulus chromosome 8, drHumLupu1.1, whole genome shotgun sequence genomic stretch:
- the LOC133797776 gene encoding uncharacterized protein LOC133797776, whose amino-acid sequence MNWKSDFRELRPLFHLLLPLCVHWIAEEMTVSVLVDVTTGALCPDQSTCSQAIYINGIQQTIVGIFKMVVLPLLGQLADEHGRKPLLILTVSTTIIPFALLAWNQSKGFVYAYYVLRTISYIISQGSIFCIAVAYTADVVSDGKRAAVFGWITGLFSASHVLGNFLARFLPEGYIFLVSITLLIFCPVYMQLFLTETVKPAPKSDKDSACLTKTLMVIQKRFVSMRDSATLVMSSPTLRSISLVSFFYELGMSGISSVLLYYLKAAFGFDKNQFSEILMMVGIGSIASQMVLLPLMNPLVGEKVILCIALLSSIAYALLYGLAWASWVPYLSASFGVIYVLVKPATYAIISKASSSTNQGKAQGFVAGVQSIASLLSPLAMSPLTSWFLSNDAPFNCKGFSIVLASICMVISFCYACLIETEKIPSHDSEDDIERPLLA is encoded by the exons ATGAATTGGAAGAGTGATTTCAGAGAGCTTCGGCCTCTGTTTCATCTGTTGTTGCCACTTTGTGTTCATTGGATTGCTGAGGAAATGACTGTGTCAGTACTTGTGGATGTTACTACTGGGGCTCTTTGTCCAGACCAGTCTACTTGCTCTcaagccatttacatcaatggtATTCAGCAAACG ATTGTTGGAATTTTCAAGATGGTGGTGCTTCCACTTCTTGGTCAGCTTGCTGACGAGCATGGGCGTAAACCACTGCTCATTCTAACAGTGTCAACAACCATAATTCCCTTTg CATTGCTTGCTTGGAATCAATCTAAGGGATTCGTGTATGCTTACTATGTGCTTCGAACGATTTCATACATCATAAGTCAAGGGAGTATCTTCTGCATTGCTGTTGCTTATACA GCAGACGTTGTTAGTGATGGTAAAAGAGCCGCGGTCTTTGGTTGGATCACAGGCCTGTTTTCTGCATCACATGTTTTAGGAAATTTTCTGGCACGTTTCCTTCCGGAGGGATACATCTTTTTG GTTTCAATAACTCTGCTGATCTTTTGTCCGGTTTATATGCAACTGTTTCTGACTGAGACAGTTAAACCAGCTCCCAAGAGTGACAAAGATTCAGCTTGCCTGACCAAGACACTTATGGTTATCCAAAAACGATTTGTATCAATGAGAGATTCTGCAACATTAGTAATGAGCAG TCCAACACTCAGGAGCATTTCTCTGGTTTCTTTCTTCTATGAGTTGGGAATGTCAGGAATCAGCAGTGTTCTGCTG TACTATCTAAAGGCAGCTTTTGGTTTTGACAAAAATCAGTTCTCAGAAATTTTGATGATGGTTGGAATAGGTTCTATTGCTTCTCAG ATGGTGCTGCTTCCACTAATGAATCCATTGGTTGGAGAGAAAGTAATATTGTGCATTGCCTTACTTTCTTCAATAGCTTAT GCATTGCTCTATGGATTGGCTTGGGCATCTTGG GTGCCGTACTTAAGTGCCTCATTTGGAGTTATCTATGTTCTTGTGAAACCTGCT ACTTACGCAATCATTTCAAAAGCATCAAGCTCAACCAATCAG GGAAAAGCACAAGGATTTGTAGCTGGTGTGCAATCCATAGCAAGCTTGCTATCGCCACTCGCTATGAGTCCACTGACTT CATGGTTCTTATCAAACGATGCCCCTTTCAACTGCAAAGGCTTCAGCATAGTACTTGCATCCATTTGCATG GTAATATCATTCTGTTATGCTTGCCTGATAGAAACTGAAAAAATCCCAAGCCATGATTCAGAGGATGACATTGAAAGACCCCTTCTAGCTTAA
- the LOC133797777 gene encoding organelle RRM domain-containing protein 1, chloroplastic — MEVLHNSSTSLLIPKHLSFKPHKIHTPLLNPSTNLKFPNSLNKNNPFNLSSSSSSSCSFSSFTSCISFSSRTAATSISTSTTTSTSPSSSATPDNRHWMVLMETPPEEISSRTEVLDYYVKTVERVLGSEEDAQMCIYDASWDTHFGFCCDIDEETSLELARLPGVLSVRPDPDLHSVKKNYDSSNIKPGTISNSEIGDNLLFPTGNTKHWLVRLDKPGMGVVTKAQMVDYYAQILTKVLGNEKDAQMCIYHISWQSNFGFCCELDEECAQELAGVPGVLSVRPDQNFESDNKDYGGLQSSTSPSYSSEENQTTPVKTKKLFVTGLSFYTSEKTLRAAFEGFGELVEVRIIMDKISKRSKGYAFIEYTTEEAAGAALKEMNGKIINGWMIVVDAAKPKSSSPRYDRGRTRQPFKGDGVR; from the exons ATGGAAGTCCTGCATAACTCTTCTACCTCTCTTCTTATACCCAAACATTTATCTTTCAAACCTCATAAAATCCATACCCCACTTctaaacccctctacaaaccttaAATTCCCCAACTCACTCAATAAGAACAACCCTTTTAATCTTTcgtcgtcttcttcttcttcttgttccttTTCTTCGTTCACTTCTTGCATTAGTTTCTCTTCTAGAACAGCTGCAACATCAATATCAACATCAACGACAACTTccacttctccttcttcttctgctACCCCAGACAATCGACATTGGATGGTGCTCATGGAGACTCCTCCAGAGGAGATTAGTTCGAGAACAGAGGTTCTGGATTACTACGTCAAGACCGTCGAACGTGTTTTGGGCAG TGAAGAAGATGCTCAAATGTGTATATATGATGCTTCTTGGGATACCCACTTTGGGTTTTGCTGTGACATTGATGAAGAAACTTCTCTTGAGCTCGCTC GTTTGCCAGGGGTCTTATCCGTTAGGCCTGACCCAGATTTACATTCTGTGAAAAAGAATTATGATTCTTCAAATATTAAACCAGGAACTATATCTAACTCAGAAATTGGAGATAACCTTTTGTTTCCTACGGGAAATACTAAACACTGGCTAGTTAGATTGGACAAGCCAGGGATGGGGGTCGTTACAAAAGCTCagatggttgattattatgcgCAGATACTTACAAAGGTTCTGGGAAA TGAAAAGGATGCACAGATGTGTATTTATCACATTTCCTGGCAGTCCAACTTTGGGTTTTGCTGTGAACTTGATGAGGAGTGTGCTCAGGAGCTAGCTG GTGTGCCTGGTGTTCTATCTGTCCGGCCAGATCAAAATTTTGAATCAGATAATAAAGATTATGGAG GCCTACAGAGTTCTACAAGTCCATCGTATTCTTCGGAAGAAAATCAAACAACACCTGTAAAAACAAAGAAACTATTTGTGACTG GCCTGTCCTTTTATACATCTGAGAAAACCTTGCGGGCAGCATTTGAAGGCTTTGGGGAGCTTGTTGAAG TTAGAATAATCATGGACAAGATTTCTAAAAGGTCAAAAGGTTATGCATTTATAGAGTACACTACAGAGGAAGCTGCTGGTGCAGCGCTCAAAGAAATGAATGGCAAG ATCATCAACGGTTGGATGATAGTTGTCGATGCTGCAAAGCCAAAGAGTAGCTCTCCAAGATATGACCGAGGCCGAACCAGACAGCCTTTCAAGGGAGATGGAGTGAGGTAG